A window from Acidimicrobiales bacterium encodes these proteins:
- a CDS encoding LuxR C-terminal-related transcriptional regulator — protein sequence MSRVWPLRGRDRQRQRILEGLEADRVQLVVGDAGIGKTRLVSEVVAALDGSGVRTGRVAGAAAAVSLPFAPFLGFRSGNEAAPSVTSVVAALVGDASNRSGTVAPPVLQVDDVHLLDDGSSSLLCQLALDGRVRLALTVRAGESLPRAVASLARDVEIDRIVLEPLPVEVSIDLLQAALDGPVDGATARRLAVSAGGNPLVLRELTEGAIDAGILVQRIGLWRLERELVVDPALLDLVAARLAALDQRARDTLELLALAGPLGLAELVELDALAPVEDLERVGLVTVRGEAADLIVECAHPIHSEVLGSQMPRVARLRHSRRLAELVERGSDQRPETKTRATLWRFESGDDLSADRLLASADFLRTGGDLVRSAQLALASCARVVTPEAVLLASWSSTGSGDQATARAVLRRYAHVAASDRDVAALAHREAEQIWWADGGVDEARAVLSSTRDRLAGSPWADLMVAQRGVFDYLAGEVAGVEAAVAPLLDHEEPAVRTTAALAVEMARCETGRPSSGAELAEAALLDALESPVRFIGDAGIHLVAHTACRIAAGQLASADELAELLYQLALGAPAPQPRGWASLIRGQVRVEQGRFDDAMADLTEAELIWSDLDLPGMARRAGARVVLAAAFRGDAFSTIAAIDRLADYRADGFEGQNIIVARALAWAESLVGASGIGDRLADHACLPDALVRAATDHRWCEVSAGAVDLVRLGSSAEAEAAMAGVPRGLDPVVERRRRLIEVAVAGDGEAIEAAAGEASAEGWAPIAADWFALAWSAREGAGAGDAAQRSLTALRAELRRCQGLVTPLVRPVLERSALTSREREIAELAGQGWSNRKISTHLVLSERTVENHLYRAFSKLAISSRDQLDGAL from the coding sequence GTGAGCCGGGTCTGGCCGCTGCGGGGGCGTGATCGACAGCGACAGCGCATCCTCGAGGGGCTGGAGGCGGATCGGGTCCAGCTGGTCGTCGGCGACGCGGGCATCGGCAAGACGAGGCTGGTGAGCGAGGTGGTCGCGGCGCTGGATGGTTCCGGCGTTCGCACCGGCCGGGTGGCGGGTGCCGCCGCCGCGGTGTCGCTCCCCTTCGCGCCCTTTCTGGGATTCCGCTCCGGGAACGAGGCGGCCCCGTCGGTCACGTCGGTCGTGGCCGCGCTGGTCGGCGATGCGTCGAACCGGAGCGGGACCGTGGCTCCACCGGTGCTCCAGGTCGACGATGTCCACCTCCTCGACGACGGATCGTCCTCGCTGCTCTGCCAGTTGGCCCTCGATGGTCGGGTGCGTCTGGCGCTCACCGTTCGTGCCGGGGAGTCCCTGCCGCGTGCCGTTGCGTCCCTCGCCAGGGATGTCGAGATCGATCGGATCGTGCTCGAACCGCTTCCCGTGGAGGTCTCCATCGACCTGCTCCAGGCCGCGCTCGACGGGCCGGTCGACGGCGCCACCGCCCGACGACTCGCGGTGTCGGCCGGCGGGAACCCGTTGGTGCTGCGAGAGCTCACCGAGGGAGCGATCGACGCCGGGATCCTGGTCCAGCGGATCGGCCTCTGGCGGCTCGAACGCGAGCTCGTGGTGGACCCGGCGCTCCTCGATCTCGTCGCGGCGCGGCTGGCGGCTCTCGATCAGCGTGCCCGGGACACGCTCGAGTTGCTGGCCCTCGCCGGGCCTCTCGGCCTGGCCGAGCTCGTCGAGCTCGACGCGCTCGCGCCGGTCGAGGATCTCGAGCGCGTCGGGTTGGTGACCGTTCGGGGCGAAGCCGCCGACCTGATCGTGGAGTGCGCGCACCCGATCCATTCCGAGGTGCTGGGTTCGCAGATGCCGAGGGTGGCCAGGCTGCGCCATTCCCGTCGATTGGCGGAGCTCGTCGAGCGCGGGTCGGATCAGCGCCCCGAGACGAAGACCCGGGCCACGTTGTGGCGCTTCGAGAGCGGTGACGACCTTTCCGCGGACCGCCTCCTGGCTTCGGCCGACTTCCTCCGCACCGGCGGTGATCTCGTCCGCTCGGCGCAGCTGGCCTTGGCGTCATGTGCTCGCGTCGTCACGCCCGAGGCGGTGCTCCTCGCCTCGTGGAGCTCGACAGGGTCGGGCGACCAGGCCACGGCGCGGGCTGTGCTGCGTCGGTACGCCCACGTCGCGGCGTCCGACCGTGACGTGGCCGCGCTGGCTCATCGCGAAGCCGAGCAGATCTGGTGGGCGGACGGAGGGGTCGACGAGGCGCGTGCCGTCCTGTCGTCGACGCGTGATCGTCTGGCCGGCAGTCCGTGGGCTGATCTCATGGTGGCCCAGCGAGGGGTGTTCGACTACCTCGCGGGCGAGGTGGCCGGGGTGGAGGCCGCCGTCGCGCCGCTGCTGGACCACGAGGAACCGGCGGTCCGCACCACCGCTGCCCTGGCGGTCGAGATGGCCCGATGCGAGACCGGTCGACCGTCGAGTGGCGCCGAGCTGGCCGAGGCTGCGCTGCTCGACGCCCTCGAGTCCCCGGTGCGCTTCATCGGGGATGCCGGCATCCACCTGGTCGCTCACACTGCGTGCCGGATCGCCGCCGGCCAGCTCGCGTCCGCCGACGAGCTGGCGGAGCTGCTGTACCAGTTGGCCCTCGGCGCACCCGCGCCGCAACCCCGTGGTTGGGCCTCGCTCATCCGGGGTCAGGTCCGGGTGGAGCAGGGTCGTTTCGACGACGCGATGGCCGATCTGACCGAGGCGGAGCTGATCTGGTCCGACCTCGATCTGCCGGGGATGGCCCGTCGGGCCGGGGCCCGCGTCGTGTTGGCGGCGGCATTCCGGGGCGACGCCTTCTCGACGATCGCGGCCATCGACCGTCTCGCCGACTACCGGGCTGATGGTTTCGAAGGACAGAACATCATCGTCGCTCGGGCCCTGGCCTGGGCCGAATCCCTCGTGGGTGCCTCGGGGATCGGTGATCGTCTCGCCGACCACGCCTGTCTGCCCGACGCCCTCGTGCGGGCGGCGACGGACCACCGGTGGTGCGAGGTCAGCGCCGGGGCCGTCGACCTCGTACGCCTCGGCTCCTCGGCCGAGGCGGAGGCGGCGATGGCCGGGGTTCCCCGCGGACTCGACCCGGTCGTGGAGCGTCGCCGCCGCCTGATCGAGGTTGCCGTCGCCGGAGACGGCGAGGCCATCGAGGCGGCCGCCGGCGAGGCGTCGGCCGAGGGCTGGGCGCCCATCGCCGCGGACTGGTTCGCGTTGGCGTGGTCCGCCCGCGAGGGCGCCGGGGCCGGCGACGCGGCGCAGAGATCCCTCACCGCCCTGCGCGCCGAGCTGCGGCGCTGCCAGGGGCTGGTGACCCCGTTGGTGCGGCCGGTCCTCGAG